From a region of the Takifugu flavidus isolate HTHZ2018 chromosome 20, ASM371156v2, whole genome shotgun sequence genome:
- the bxdc2 gene encoding ribosome biogenesis protein BRX1 homolog isoform X1: MPAFKRKRGGQNRVDKKAKKVKFVPNDSDVLEGDEQQKTNEVTIPPPVSMGKWTNKERVLIFSSRGINFRTRHLMQDLRTMMPHSKADTKMDRKDKLFVVNEVCEIKNCNKCLFFEAKKKQDLYMWISNSPHGPSAKFLVQNIHTLAELKMTGNCLKGSRPLLSFDPKFDKEPHFSLLKELFTQTFSTPRYHPKSQPFVDHVFTFTIADNRIWFRNYQIIEEDASLVEIGPRFVLQLIKIFQGSFGGPTLYENPGFKSPNMHRREIRLAAAARVREKQMVKDVLKMKRTEAKEDLVTDITADVFMTPAEEKPVHIETEAPEPKMPNKKKYKAFKRQRMARR, from the exons ATGCCTGCGTTCAAGAGAAAACGTGGAGGACAGAATCGAGTCGATAAAAAGGCTAAGAAAGTCAAATTTGTGCCGAATGATAGCGATGTTCTTGAGGGAGATGAACAGCAGAAGACAAACGAAGTCACAATTCCGCCCCCAGTTTCGATG GGCAAATGGACCAACAAGGAGAGAGTTCTCATTTTTTCTTCAAGAGGCATCAACTTCAGGACAAGACATTTGATGCAAGACCTGAGGACAATGATGCCACACTCAAAAGCAG ATACAAAAATGGACCGAAAGGACAAGCTATTTGTTGTAAATGAG GTCTGTGAAATCAAAAACTGCAACAAGTGCCTATTCTTTGAGGCCAAAAAGAAACAGGACCTCTATATGTG GATTTCAAACAGCCCTCACGGACCGTCTGCTAAGTTTCTGGTTCAAAACA TTCATACCCTGGCTGAACTGAAGATGACAGGAAACTGTCTCAAAGGATCCAGGCCCCTGCTGTCTTTTGATCCT AAATTTGACAAGGAACCCCACTTCTCCTTACTAAAGGAGCTCTTCACCCAG ACATTTTCAACTCCACGCTACCACCCTAAGAGTCAGCCTTTTGTAGACCATGTCTTCACGTTTACCATTGCAGACAACCGAATATGGTTCAGAAACTACCAG ATCATTGAGGAGGATGCCTCTTTAGTGGAGATTGGCCCTCGCTTTGTTCTCCAGCTCATCAAAATCTTTCAAGGCAGCTTTGGAGGCCCCACACTTTATGAAAACCCGGGCTTCAAGTCTCCTAATATG CACCGGCGAGAGATAagactggcagcagcagccagagtgCGTGAGAAGCAGATGGTGAAAGACgtcctgaaaatgaagaggacTGAAGCGAAGGAGGACCTGGTCACAGACATCACAGCAGATGTCTTCATGACGCCAGCTGAGGAGAAACCAGTTCACATAGAGACTGAAGCACCTGAGCCAAAAATGCCAAACAAGAAAAAGTACAAAGCTTTCAAGAGACAGAGGATGGCCCGCAGGTAA
- the rad1 gene encoding cell cycle checkpoint protein RAD1 isoform X2, with the protein MSTMPLSTQSQPGEQHVFVASLDNARNLSNILKAIAFKDHAIFSATPNGLKVTVEDSKCLQANAFIQADIFQEFTITEDLVGFQINLTVLLDCLNIFGGSAVSVAGMSTVLKMCYRGYGYPLTLFLEEAGVVTVCKINTQEPEEPIDFDFCSTNVTNKVILLSESLKEAFSELDMTSEVLQITMSPSQPYFRLSTFGNSGNAHYDYPKDSDMMDLFQCTKTQTNRYKMSLLKPSTKALALSCKVSVRTDTRGFLSLQYLIRNDDGQICFVEYYCCPDIEVDDE; encoded by the exons AT gAGCACGATGCCTCTGTCAACCCAGTCCCAACCTGGAGAACAACACGTGTTTGTGGCCAGTCTGGACAATGCTCGCAATCTGTCCAATATATTGAAAGCAATCGCCTTTAAAGACCACGCCATCTTCAGCGCTACGCCCAATGGTCTAAAAGTCACAGTTGAGGACTCCAAATGTTTGCAGGCTAATGCCTTCATCCAA GCTGACATCTTTCAAGAGTTCACTATAACGGAAGATTTGGTTGGTTTCCAGATCAACCTCACTGTTTTGCTGGACTGTCTCAACATCTTTGGAGGAAGTGCAGTTTCAG TAGCTGGGATGTCAACAGTCTTGAAAATGTGCTACAGAGGTTATGGTTACCCATTGACACTATTTCTGGAGGAGGCCGGTGTAGTGACTGTGTGTAAGATCAACACACAAGAACCAGAAGAGCCAATTGACTTTGACTTCTGCAGCACCAATGTCACAAACAAG GTAATCCTGCTGTCAGAGAGCCTGAAGGAAGCCTTCTCTGAACTGGACATGACCAGCGAGGTGTTACAGATCACGATGTCCCCCAGCCAGCCATATTTTAG GTTGTCCACCTTTGGCAATTCAGGAAATGCCCATTACGACTACCCGAAAGATTCAGACATGATGGATTTGTTCCAGTGCACAAAGACTCAAACCAACAG GTACAAGATGTCCCTGCTGAAGCCGTCCACTAAAGCCCTGGCACTGTCGTGTAAAGTCTCAGTGAGGACAGACACCAGGGGGTTCCTGTCTCTACAGTACCTGATTAGAAACGATGATGGACAAATCTGCTTTGTAGAATATTATTGTTGCCCTGATATTGAAGTGGATGATGAATGA
- the dnajc21 gene encoding dnaJ homolog subfamily C member 21 isoform X2, giving the protein MKCHYEVLGVKRDAGDDDLKKAYRKLALKWHPDKNLDNAEEAADQFKLIQAAYDVLSDPQERAWYDNHRDALLKGGLSGDYEDDSIDLLQYFTVTCYSGYGDDEKGFYTVYRNLFDSIVKEEMEHSRVEDEDDEEEFPSFGDSQSDYDNVVHVFYGFWQSFCTRKNFAWKEEYDTRQASNRWEKRAMEKENKKTREKARKERNELVRQLVAFVRKRDRRVQAHRKLVEEQNAEKAKKAEELRRKQKLSQAKLAEEYQEQSWAAMSELEKELQQMEAQYGEEFGDASDSEELENSEEGGDAEQPDEDELTIDYYDDLYCPACDKSFKSDKAMKNHEKSKKHREMVMLLRQQLEEEDKSVGLSLDGMEEGEGGNEQQDEDEEEEEDRPRQKLSKKQKRKKKQQKVVHSPVEEEEKPSSTIPEKEAEKPADPPEQINLENNLPSTEVQSTSGKQKGKKSGGKEKLKNIKSNTGAEELPEEVNLHCVTCDKEFPSRNKLFDHLKTTGHASALSSTTHSSSKGKKDKKKNR; this is encoded by the exons ATGAAGTGTCACTACGAAGTGTTGGGTGTGAAAAGAGACGCTGGAGACGATGACCTGAAGAAAGCTTATCGTAAATTAGCACTGAAATGGCATCCAG ATAAAAACCTTGACAATGCAGAGGAGGCAGCGGATCAGTTCAAGCTGATTCAGGCAGCTTATGATGTCTTGAGTGATCCCCAAGAGAGAGCTTG GTATGACAATCACAGGGACGCTCTCCTGAAAGGAGGCCTGAGTGGAGATTATGAAGACGACAGTATTGACCTGCTGCAGTACTTCACAGTCACCTGCTACTCTGGATATGGAGATGATGAGAAG GGCTTTTACACCGTCTACAGGAACCTCTTTGATTCTATTGTTAAGGAGGAGATGGAACACAGCAGGGtggaagatgaggatgatgaagaagaattCCCTTCTTTCGGAGATTCTCAGAGTGACTACGATAAT GTAGTGCATGTGTTTTACGGCTTCTGGCAGAGCTTCTGCACTCGTAAGAACTTTGCTTGGAAGGAGGAGTATGACACGAGGCAGGCCTCCAACCGCTGGGAGAAGAGAGCCATGGAGAAGGAGAACAAGAAGACCAGAGAGAAGGCGCGGAAGGAGCGCAACGAGCTTGTGCGACAGCTTGTGGCATTTGTCCGTAAACGTGACCGCCGTGTGCAGGCGCACAGGAAGCTGGTGGAAGAGCAGAACGCTGAAAAGGCCAAGAAGGCAGAGGAGCTGAGGCGGAAGCAGAAGCTCAGCCAGGCAAA ACTTGCAGAGGAGTATCAGGAGCAAAGCTGGGCAGCCATgtctgagctggagaaggagctgcagcagatggaggctcaGTATGGAGAAGAGTTTGGAGATGCATCCGATAGTGAAGAGTTGGAGAACAGTGAAGAAGGAGGCG ATGCCGAGCAGCCTGATGAAGATGAACTAACCATCGACTATTATGATGATCTCTACTGTCCCGCCTGTGACAAATCCTTCAAATCAGATAAAGC AATGAAAAACCACGAAAAGTCCAAAAAGCACAGAGAGATGGTCATGTTACTAcggcaacagctggaggaagaggacaagtCTGTGGGCTTGAGCCTGGAtgggatggaggaaggagaggggggaaatgagcagcaagatgaagatgaagaagaggaggaggacagaccGAGGCAAAA GTTGTCCAAaaagcaaaagagaaaaaagaaacagcagaaggTAGTACAC AGTcctgtggaagaggaggaaaaacctTCTTCAACTATCCCTGAGAAAGAAGCTGAAAAGCCAGCTGACCCTCCAGAGCAAATAAACCTAGAAAATAATCTACCTTCCACAGAAGTCCAGAG CACTTCTGGGAAGCAAAAGGGGAAGAAGAGCGGAGGTAAAGAGAAACTAAAGAACATCAAATCAAATACAGGTGCTGAAGAGCTTCCCGAG GAAGTAAACCTCCACTGTGTGACCTGTGACAAAGAGTTCCCCTCAAGAAACAAGTTGTTTGACCATCTGAAGACCACAGGTCACGCCTCCGCTCTCTCTAGCACCACTCACAGCTCCAGTAAGGgcaaaaaagacaagaaaaagaacagaTAA
- the rad1 gene encoding cell cycle checkpoint protein RAD1 isoform X3, whose amino-acid sequence MPLSTQSQPGEQHVFVASLDNARNLSNILKAIAFKDHAIFSATPNGLKVTVEDSKCLQANAFIQADIFQEFTITEDLVGFQINLTVLLDCLNIFGGSAVSVAGMSTVLKMCYRGYGYPLTLFLEEAGVVTVCKINTQEPEEPIDFDFCSTNVTNKVILLSESLKEAFSELDMTSEVLQITMSPSQPYFRLSTFGNSGNAHYDYPKDSDMMDLFQCTKTQTNRYKMSLLKPSTKALALSCKVSVRTDTRGFLSLQYLIRNDDGQICFVEYYCCPDIEVDDE is encoded by the exons ATGCCTCTGTCAACCCAGTCCCAACCTGGAGAACAACACGTGTTTGTGGCCAGTCTGGACAATGCTCGCAATCTGTCCAATATATTGAAAGCAATCGCCTTTAAAGACCACGCCATCTTCAGCGCTACGCCCAATGGTCTAAAAGTCACAGTTGAGGACTCCAAATGTTTGCAGGCTAATGCCTTCATCCAA GCTGACATCTTTCAAGAGTTCACTATAACGGAAGATTTGGTTGGTTTCCAGATCAACCTCACTGTTTTGCTGGACTGTCTCAACATCTTTGGAGGAAGTGCAGTTTCAG TAGCTGGGATGTCAACAGTCTTGAAAATGTGCTACAGAGGTTATGGTTACCCATTGACACTATTTCTGGAGGAGGCCGGTGTAGTGACTGTGTGTAAGATCAACACACAAGAACCAGAAGAGCCAATTGACTTTGACTTCTGCAGCACCAATGTCACAAACAAG GTAATCCTGCTGTCAGAGAGCCTGAAGGAAGCCTTCTCTGAACTGGACATGACCAGCGAGGTGTTACAGATCACGATGTCCCCCAGCCAGCCATATTTTAG GTTGTCCACCTTTGGCAATTCAGGAAATGCCCATTACGACTACCCGAAAGATTCAGACATGATGGATTTGTTCCAGTGCACAAAGACTCAAACCAACAG GTACAAGATGTCCCTGCTGAAGCCGTCCACTAAAGCCCTGGCACTGTCGTGTAAAGTCTCAGTGAGGACAGACACCAGGGGGTTCCTGTCTCTACAGTACCTGATTAGAAACGATGATGGACAAATCTGCTTTGTAGAATATTATTGTTGCCCTGATATTGAAGTGGATGATGAATGA
- the LOC130516869 gene encoding UPF0729 protein C18orf32 homolog: MVCIPCIVIPVLLWVYKRFLEPFLYPLISPIVNTVWPKKAVQETGTSDQKAMEKMNGNVKAESNGEATANGSITDKKTD; encoded by the exons ATGGTGTGCATCCCTTGTATTGTGATTCCCGTCCTGCTGTGGGTCTACAAGAGGTTCCTGGAACCTTTTCTTTATCCTTTAATTTCACCAATTGTTAACACTGTGTGGCCCAAGAAAGCTGTCCAGGAAACGGGCACAAGTGACCAGAAAGCTATGGAAAAGATGAATGGGAATGTCAAG GCTGAAAGCAACGGTGAAGCTACGGCCAATGGATCCATAACGGACAAGAAGACAGACTAA
- the bxdc2 gene encoding ribosome biogenesis protein BRX1 homolog isoform X2 yields MDQQGESSHFFFKRHQLQDKTFDARPEDNDATLKSRCPFLLDTKMDRKDKLFVVNEVCEIKNCNKCLFFEAKKKQDLYMWISNSPHGPSAKFLVQNIHTLAELKMTGNCLKGSRPLLSFDPKFDKEPHFSLLKELFTQTFSTPRYHPKSQPFVDHVFTFTIADNRIWFRNYQIIEEDASLVEIGPRFVLQLIKIFQGSFGGPTLYENPGFKSPNMHRREIRLAAAARVREKQMVKDVLKMKRTEAKEDLVTDITADVFMTPAEEKPVHIETEAPEPKMPNKKKYKAFKRQRMARR; encoded by the exons ATGGACCAACAAGGAGAGAGTTCTCATTTTTTCTTCAAGAGGCATCAACTTCAGGACAAGACATTTGATGCAAGACCTGAGGACAATGATGCCACACTCAAAAGCAG GTGTCCATTTCTGTTAGATACAAAAATGGACCGAAAGGACAAGCTATTTGTTGTAAATGAG GTCTGTGAAATCAAAAACTGCAACAAGTGCCTATTCTTTGAGGCCAAAAAGAAACAGGACCTCTATATGTG GATTTCAAACAGCCCTCACGGACCGTCTGCTAAGTTTCTGGTTCAAAACA TTCATACCCTGGCTGAACTGAAGATGACAGGAAACTGTCTCAAAGGATCCAGGCCCCTGCTGTCTTTTGATCCT AAATTTGACAAGGAACCCCACTTCTCCTTACTAAAGGAGCTCTTCACCCAG ACATTTTCAACTCCACGCTACCACCCTAAGAGTCAGCCTTTTGTAGACCATGTCTTCACGTTTACCATTGCAGACAACCGAATATGGTTCAGAAACTACCAG ATCATTGAGGAGGATGCCTCTTTAGTGGAGATTGGCCCTCGCTTTGTTCTCCAGCTCATCAAAATCTTTCAAGGCAGCTTTGGAGGCCCCACACTTTATGAAAACCCGGGCTTCAAGTCTCCTAATATG CACCGGCGAGAGATAagactggcagcagcagccagagtgCGTGAGAAGCAGATGGTGAAAGACgtcctgaaaatgaagaggacTGAAGCGAAGGAGGACCTGGTCACAGACATCACAGCAGATGTCTTCATGACGCCAGCTGAGGAGAAACCAGTTCACATAGAGACTGAAGCACCTGAGCCAAAAATGCCAAACAAGAAAAAGTACAAAGCTTTCAAGAGACAGAGGATGGCCCGCAGGTAA
- the dnajc21 gene encoding dnaJ homolog subfamily C member 21 isoform X1 → MKCHYEVLGVKRDAGDDDLKKAYRKLALKWHPDKNLDNAEEAADQFKLIQAAYDVLSDPQERAWYDNHRDALLKGGLSGDYEDDSIDLLQYFTVTCYSGYGDDEKGFYTVYRNLFDSIVKEEMEHSRVEDEDDEEEFPSFGDSQSDYDNVVHVFYGFWQSFCTRKNFAWKEEYDTRQASNRWEKRAMEKENKKTREKARKERNELVRQLVAFVRKRDRRVQAHRKLVEEQNAEKAKKAEELRRKQKLSQAKLAEEYQEQSWAAMSELEKELQQMEAQYGEEFGDASDSEELENSEEGGDAEQPDEDELTIDYYDDLYCPACDKSFKSDKAMKNHEKSKKHREMVMLLRQQLEEEDKSVGLSLDGMEEGEGGNEQQDEDEEEEEDRPRQKLSKKQKRKKKQQKVVHSPVEEEEKPSSTIPEKEAEKPADPPEQINLENNLPSTEVQSTSGKQKGKKSGGKEKLKNIKSNTGAEELPEKEVNLHCVTCDKEFPSRNKLFDHLKTTGHASALSSTTHSSSKGKKDKKKNR, encoded by the exons ATGAAGTGTCACTACGAAGTGTTGGGTGTGAAAAGAGACGCTGGAGACGATGACCTGAAGAAAGCTTATCGTAAATTAGCACTGAAATGGCATCCAG ATAAAAACCTTGACAATGCAGAGGAGGCAGCGGATCAGTTCAAGCTGATTCAGGCAGCTTATGATGTCTTGAGTGATCCCCAAGAGAGAGCTTG GTATGACAATCACAGGGACGCTCTCCTGAAAGGAGGCCTGAGTGGAGATTATGAAGACGACAGTATTGACCTGCTGCAGTACTTCACAGTCACCTGCTACTCTGGATATGGAGATGATGAGAAG GGCTTTTACACCGTCTACAGGAACCTCTTTGATTCTATTGTTAAGGAGGAGATGGAACACAGCAGGGtggaagatgaggatgatgaagaagaattCCCTTCTTTCGGAGATTCTCAGAGTGACTACGATAAT GTAGTGCATGTGTTTTACGGCTTCTGGCAGAGCTTCTGCACTCGTAAGAACTTTGCTTGGAAGGAGGAGTATGACACGAGGCAGGCCTCCAACCGCTGGGAGAAGAGAGCCATGGAGAAGGAGAACAAGAAGACCAGAGAGAAGGCGCGGAAGGAGCGCAACGAGCTTGTGCGACAGCTTGTGGCATTTGTCCGTAAACGTGACCGCCGTGTGCAGGCGCACAGGAAGCTGGTGGAAGAGCAGAACGCTGAAAAGGCCAAGAAGGCAGAGGAGCTGAGGCGGAAGCAGAAGCTCAGCCAGGCAAA ACTTGCAGAGGAGTATCAGGAGCAAAGCTGGGCAGCCATgtctgagctggagaaggagctgcagcagatggaggctcaGTATGGAGAAGAGTTTGGAGATGCATCCGATAGTGAAGAGTTGGAGAACAGTGAAGAAGGAGGCG ATGCCGAGCAGCCTGATGAAGATGAACTAACCATCGACTATTATGATGATCTCTACTGTCCCGCCTGTGACAAATCCTTCAAATCAGATAAAGC AATGAAAAACCACGAAAAGTCCAAAAAGCACAGAGAGATGGTCATGTTACTAcggcaacagctggaggaagaggacaagtCTGTGGGCTTGAGCCTGGAtgggatggaggaaggagaggggggaaatgagcagcaagatgaagatgaagaagaggaggaggacagaccGAGGCAAAA GTTGTCCAAaaagcaaaagagaaaaaagaaacagcagaaggTAGTACAC AGTcctgtggaagaggaggaaaaacctTCTTCAACTATCCCTGAGAAAGAAGCTGAAAAGCCAGCTGACCCTCCAGAGCAAATAAACCTAGAAAATAATCTACCTTCCACAGAAGTCCAGAG CACTTCTGGGAAGCAAAAGGGGAAGAAGAGCGGAGGTAAAGAGAAACTAAAGAACATCAAATCAAATACAGGTGCTGAAGAGCTTCCCGAG AAGGAAGTAAACCTCCACTGTGTGACCTGTGACAAAGAGTTCCCCTCAAGAAACAAGTTGTTTGACCATCTGAAGACCACAGGTCACGCCTCCGCTCTCTCTAGCACCACTCACAGCTCCAGTAAGGgcaaaaaagacaagaaaaagaacagaTAA
- the dnajc21 gene encoding dnaJ homolog subfamily C member 21 isoform X3 — protein sequence MKCHYEVLGVKRDAGDDDLKKAYRKLALKWHPDKNLDNAEEAADQFKLIQAAYDVLSDPQERAWYDNHRDALLKGGLSGDYEDDSIDLLQYFTVTCYSGYGDDEKGFYTVYRNLFDSIVKEEMEHSRVEDEDDEEEFPSFGDSQSDYDNVVHVFYGFWQSFCTRKNFAWKEEYDTRQASNRWEKRAMEKENKKTREKARKERNELVRQLVAFVRKRDRRVQAHRKLVEEQNAEKAKKAEELRRKQKLSQAKLAEEYQEQSWAAMSELEKELQQMEAQYGEEFGDASDSEELENSEEGGDAEQPDEDELTIDYYDDLYCPACDKSFKSDKAMKNHEKSKKHREMVMLLRQQLEEEDKSVGLSLDGMEEGEGGNEQQDEDEEEEEDRPRQKLSKKQKRKKKQQKSPVEEEEKPSSTIPEKEAEKPADPPEQINLENNLPSTEVQSTSGKQKGKKSGGKEKLKNIKSNTGAEELPEKEVNLHCVTCDKEFPSRNKLFDHLKTTGHASALSSTTHSSSKGKKDKKKNR from the exons ATGAAGTGTCACTACGAAGTGTTGGGTGTGAAAAGAGACGCTGGAGACGATGACCTGAAGAAAGCTTATCGTAAATTAGCACTGAAATGGCATCCAG ATAAAAACCTTGACAATGCAGAGGAGGCAGCGGATCAGTTCAAGCTGATTCAGGCAGCTTATGATGTCTTGAGTGATCCCCAAGAGAGAGCTTG GTATGACAATCACAGGGACGCTCTCCTGAAAGGAGGCCTGAGTGGAGATTATGAAGACGACAGTATTGACCTGCTGCAGTACTTCACAGTCACCTGCTACTCTGGATATGGAGATGATGAGAAG GGCTTTTACACCGTCTACAGGAACCTCTTTGATTCTATTGTTAAGGAGGAGATGGAACACAGCAGGGtggaagatgaggatgatgaagaagaattCCCTTCTTTCGGAGATTCTCAGAGTGACTACGATAAT GTAGTGCATGTGTTTTACGGCTTCTGGCAGAGCTTCTGCACTCGTAAGAACTTTGCTTGGAAGGAGGAGTATGACACGAGGCAGGCCTCCAACCGCTGGGAGAAGAGAGCCATGGAGAAGGAGAACAAGAAGACCAGAGAGAAGGCGCGGAAGGAGCGCAACGAGCTTGTGCGACAGCTTGTGGCATTTGTCCGTAAACGTGACCGCCGTGTGCAGGCGCACAGGAAGCTGGTGGAAGAGCAGAACGCTGAAAAGGCCAAGAAGGCAGAGGAGCTGAGGCGGAAGCAGAAGCTCAGCCAGGCAAA ACTTGCAGAGGAGTATCAGGAGCAAAGCTGGGCAGCCATgtctgagctggagaaggagctgcagcagatggaggctcaGTATGGAGAAGAGTTTGGAGATGCATCCGATAGTGAAGAGTTGGAGAACAGTGAAGAAGGAGGCG ATGCCGAGCAGCCTGATGAAGATGAACTAACCATCGACTATTATGATGATCTCTACTGTCCCGCCTGTGACAAATCCTTCAAATCAGATAAAGC AATGAAAAACCACGAAAAGTCCAAAAAGCACAGAGAGATGGTCATGTTACTAcggcaacagctggaggaagaggacaagtCTGTGGGCTTGAGCCTGGAtgggatggaggaaggagaggggggaaatgagcagcaagatgaagatgaagaagaggaggaggacagaccGAGGCAAAA GTTGTCCAAaaagcaaaagagaaaaaagaaacagcagaag AGTcctgtggaagaggaggaaaaacctTCTTCAACTATCCCTGAGAAAGAAGCTGAAAAGCCAGCTGACCCTCCAGAGCAAATAAACCTAGAAAATAATCTACCTTCCACAGAAGTCCAGAG CACTTCTGGGAAGCAAAAGGGGAAGAAGAGCGGAGGTAAAGAGAAACTAAAGAACATCAAATCAAATACAGGTGCTGAAGAGCTTCCCGAG AAGGAAGTAAACCTCCACTGTGTGACCTGTGACAAAGAGTTCCCCTCAAGAAACAAGTTGTTTGACCATCTGAAGACCACAGGTCACGCCTCCGCTCTCTCTAGCACCACTCACAGCTCCAGTAAGGgcaaaaaagacaagaaaaagaacagaTAA
- the rad1 gene encoding cell cycle checkpoint protein RAD1 isoform X1 — protein MPLSTQSQPGEQHVFVASLDNARNLSNILKAIAFKDHAIFSATPNGLKVTVEDSKCLQANAFIQADIFQEFTITEDLVGFQINLTVLLDCLNIFGGSAVSAGMSTVLKMCYRGYGYPLTLFLEEAGVVTVCKINTQEPEEPIDFDFCSTNVTNKVILLSESLKEAFSELDMTSEVLQITMSPSQPYFRLSTFGNSGNAHYDYPKDSDMMDLFQCTKTQTNRYKMSLLKPSTKALALSCKVSVRTDTRGFLSLQYLIRNDDGQICFVEYYCCPDIEVDDE, from the exons ATGCCTCTGTCAACCCAGTCCCAACCTGGAGAACAACACGTGTTTGTGGCCAGTCTGGACAATGCTCGCAATCTGTCCAATATATTGAAAGCAATCGCCTTTAAAGACCACGCCATCTTCAGCGCTACGCCCAATGGTCTAAAAGTCACAGTTGAGGACTCCAAATGTTTGCAGGCTAATGCCTTCATCCAA GCTGACATCTTTCAAGAGTTCACTATAACGGAAGATTTGGTTGGTTTCCAGATCAACCTCACTGTTTTGCTGGACTGTCTCAACATCTTTGGAGGAAGTGCAGTTTCAG CTGGGATGTCAACAGTCTTGAAAATGTGCTACAGAGGTTATGGTTACCCATTGACACTATTTCTGGAGGAGGCCGGTGTAGTGACTGTGTGTAAGATCAACACACAAGAACCAGAAGAGCCAATTGACTTTGACTTCTGCAGCACCAATGTCACAAACAAG GTAATCCTGCTGTCAGAGAGCCTGAAGGAAGCCTTCTCTGAACTGGACATGACCAGCGAGGTGTTACAGATCACGATGTCCCCCAGCCAGCCATATTTTAG GTTGTCCACCTTTGGCAATTCAGGAAATGCCCATTACGACTACCCGAAAGATTCAGACATGATGGATTTGTTCCAGTGCACAAAGACTCAAACCAACAG GTACAAGATGTCCCTGCTGAAGCCGTCCACTAAAGCCCTGGCACTGTCGTGTAAAGTCTCAGTGAGGACAGACACCAGGGGGTTCCTGTCTCTACAGTACCTGATTAGAAACGATGATGGACAAATCTGCTTTGTAGAATATTATTGTTGCCCTGATATTGAAGTGGATGATGAATGA